The Arcobacter roscoffensis genome segment TGATGTAAGGTTTTTGGCAGTGAAGTTCAAAGTCTTCATTTGATGCCCAGATTTCATTAAAAACTATAGGAAAAGATTTTCCCATAGCATTTGGATGTTCAAAATGTTTTGTAACTATATATTGAATACATCCATCTTCTCTTGTAGTTTGAGGTTCTAAGCCTTGTAAAACTTCAATTAACTCTTGCTCTTTCCCCTCTTTTGCTTTAAATGAAGCAACACAATATACTTTTTTTGACATTATCTTGTTTGCCCTTTTCCGTAGATTTTATACTTAAATGTTGTTAAGTCATTAATACCCATAGGTCCTCTTGAATGAAGTTTATTAGTTGAAATACCAACTTCTGCTCCAAGTCCAAAGGCTCCACCATCTGTAAATCTTGTACTTGCATTTGCATATACACAAGCAGCATCTACAGCATCTAAAAACTTATTTACAGCTGTATAGTTTTCACTTAAAATTGACTCTGAGTGTCCTGAACCATATTTTGAGATATGAGCAATAGCTTCATCTACATTTTGAACTATTTTAATATTTAAAATATTTGCTAAATACTCTGTATCATAATCTTCATGTGTTGCACACTGAATATCTAAGTGTTTTAAAGTCTCTTTACAACCTTTAAGTTGTGTTCCATGTTCCATAAACGCGTCATAAAGTCCAGGTAAAATATAAGGGGCAATTTCTTGATGAACTAGTAATGTTTCCATGGCATTACAAACACCAGGTCTTTGAACTTTTGCATTTAAAGCAATATCTATGATTTTATTATGAGCTGCATCTCTATCAATATAGATATGGCATAAACCTTTATCGTGCTTTATTACAGGAACTGATGAGTTCTCACTTACATATCTAATTAGAGCTTCTCCACCTCTTGGTACGATTAAATCTACATATTTATCTTGTTTGATTAGCTTGGCTACACCTTCTCTTGTAGAGTCTGGAAGTAAAGAAATTGCTTGTTCTGGTAGTTTGTTTTTTGCTAATACTTGTCTTAAAACATTTGCAATTGCTTTATTTGAATGTTGAGCCTCTTTACCACCTTTTAGTACACAAACATTTCCACTTTTAAAACAAAGTGCTGCTGTATCAGATGTTACATTTGGTCTACTTTCATAAATAATACCAATTACTCCAATAGGAACAGATACTTTTTGGATATTTAGGTCATCTTCTGTTACCCATCCATCAAGTAGTCTTCCTACTGGCTCTTTTTGTGAAGCAATTTGTCTAATTGCATCAGCCATTCCTTGAACTCTCTCTCCTGTAAGAAGAAGTCTGTCAAGTAAGGCTTCACTTAAGTCATTCATATTTCCTTCATGCATATCTTTTCTATTGTGGTCAACTATATAATCACAATGTGCCATTAATGCATCAGCCATTTCGTTTAGTACTTTGTTTTTTGTTTTAGTACTAAGGTTTGCAATAGTTCGGCTAGTTTTCTTAGCCTCTTCTAAAAATTGTTGCATTACATATCCCTATATTTTATTTTAATGCGATATTATATCAAAATTAGCTATTAAGTCTTTTAATCACTTATTTTAACTACGTATCTTCCTACAGCTTTACCTTCAAGTAGTAATTCATAGGCTTTTTTTACTTCATCTAAAGCTATTTCATTTGTGATATTTTTAAGGTCTTCTATCTTCCATTTACTTGCTATTTTTTCCCAAGCAGCTTGTTTTTTCTCTAGTTTACACTCAACAGAATCAATACCAATAAGTCTAACCCCTCTTAAAATAAATGGGAATACATTTGTATTTAATTCATGTGAAGATGTAAGTCCACAACAAGTAGCAACACCATCATATTTGATAAGTTTTAAAGCATTTGCTAAAACCTCTCCACCAACAGTATCAACTACACCTGCATATTTTTCACCTAAAAGTGGTCTTTTAGAACTCTCTTCATTAAATTCATCTCTTAAGATAACTTCACTAGCTCCTATTCTTTTTAAGTAGTCAACTTTTTCAGATTTTCCAGAAATAGCTACAACTTTATAACCAATCTTACTTAAAATAGATACAGCAATAGAACCAACTCCACCAGTTGCACCTGTAACTAAAATAGCTCCATTTTCTGCTTTAACGCCATTATCAATTAATTCATTTATTGATAGAGCTGCTGTAAGTCCTGCTGTACCAAATGTCATGATTTCTTTATCAGTAATTGCATCAGGAGTTCTTGCTACCCAAGAAGAAGGAACTTTTACATATTGAGCATGTCCTCCATCTGTATTCATTCCTAAATCATAACCAGTTACAAGTACCCTCTCCCCTGCTTTAAAAATAGGTGATTTTGACTCATAAATCTCACCAGCTAAATCTATCCCTGTGATATGAGGAAAGTTTCTTGTAACACCAGGATTTCCAGCTGAGCTTAGGGCGTCTTTATAGTTTAAAGATGAGTAGTTTACTTTTATAATTACCTCATTATCTCCACACTTTGGCATAGATAATTCTCTAACTTCTGTACTAAACTCTTTATCTGCTATTTTTTCTACAACTAATGCTTTCATATATATAATCCTTAGTTTTGATATTTTTAAAAGTTTAGCTAAAATACATCTAAAGAGCAAGAACTGACAAAAAAGATAGGTACTTACTAAAAAGATGCTATGGAGTATTAAAATGACTAAAAAAATAGATGAAAAAATAGAACAAAGTATTGAGAAATGCCCAGTAGAAACGGCACTTGATGTACTTGCAGGAAAATGGAAAATATTAATTTTATGGTATTTAAGAAGTGAGAAAAAGAGATTTAATGAATTACAAAAACTTCTTCCAAGAACAACACAAAAGATGTTAATCCAAAAATTAAGAGAGCTGGAAGAGGATGGAATAGTTCATAGGGAAGTATACCCAGTTGTACCTCCAAAGGTGGAGTACTCTTTAACTGAATATGGACAGAGTTTAAAACCTATATTAAAACAAATGTATTTATGGGGTGAGATACATAAAGAGAAGTTTAACTCTTAGTTTAAACTTCTCTGCTTTAGAAGAAAATAAATAACTATACTAAGTCCTGTTCCTGATAGAACCATTGACATTATCATAATTTGATACCTTACAGCTATTAGTGGGTCAACTCCTGATAGGATTTGACCTGTCATCATCCCAGGTAGTGATACTAATCCTACTGCTAATAATGAGTTGATTTGAGGTATCATTGAAGCTTTAAATGCGTCTCTTCTTGAAGTTATAAAATCTTTTGTTCTATCATACTCACTTTCAAATCTCTCAATAGCCAAAGATAGGCCATTCATATTATTTGCAAAGACCATTCCTGCAAGTGGTATTACGTACTGTGGTTCGTATATATTTACTAAACCTAATACGAAATATAATATCAAAATTAGATGGATTAAACTAGAAGTAGTAGATGAAATAAATACATTTATATATTCGCTTTTTGTTTTGTTTTTTATGTTTCTTATACATATCCAAGTAGAAACTATTAACATAAAAGAAATGACTACTATTCCCATATAGATATGTTTGTTTTCAAAAAGTATTAAAAGTAAATAACCTATTGCTAGTAGTTGTACTACCATTCTAATGGTAGCATATAAAATCTCTGTTTGATTGCCAACCCAAGATTTATAAAAATACCAAACTATAATTAGTGGTAAAAGTAAGTACAATAAGTTTATTAAAGGAATTGTTTGCATAAACTTATTGTAGAAGAACTTTACTTTTTATCTTCTTTTGTTACTAAAAGAAGATTTGATAGTGAGAGTTTATTTAGTAAATCAAGTAGCTTTACTACTCTTTCGTATTTTACTTCTTTATCAATTCGTACTATCAAAGCTCTTTTTTTATCTATGTCTTTTAAAGACTCTTCAAGCTGTAAAAAATCAGTTTCTTTACTATTATAAGCCAGTTTTTCTTTTGTAATCTCTATTACAACTTCTTCTTTTTTAACAATTTGAGAACTACTTTGTGAAGCAGGAAGGCTTAGATTTAAAATAGTTTCATTTTTTTTAAACTCACTTGCAACAATAAAAAAGATTAATAGTAAAAACACCACATCAATAAGTGGTGTTAAATCCATAGAAATTAGCTCTCTTTTTTTAACTAATCTTCTCACGAGTTATCCTATGTACTATTAAAGACTCATATTTAGCCTCTAGCTTTGTAAAAGCACCTTGAAGATAGTTATATCCCACATAGTGAGGAAGAGCAACTATAAGCCCTCCTACTGTTGTAATAAGTGCAAGGGAAATACCTGAGGCAAAAGAGTTAGCCCCACTTGAAAAACCAGTTGCTGCAATAGTCTCAAAAGATGAAAGTACACCTATAACAGTTCCTAAAAGTCCTAAGATAGGAGCAATAGTTGCGATTATCTTGATAGTATTCATTCCTGATTCACAAGAAAGTAAATATTTTGAAGCTTTATTGTATATCTCATCTTCTAAATGAACAAAGGCTGTAGAGTGTTCTTTTTGTACTTCATTAAAGATATTTGTTACTATTTTTTGGGCTTTTCTTTTTTCAACTTGTAGTTGTATAAACTTCCAAAGTAAAATAGTAAGACCAACTATATTTAAAAATACTAAAATATACATAACATAACCACCTAGGTGTATGTATTCTATTAGCGAGTGTTGCATAGGTTTTCCTTATTGTAGTTTAAACTCTATAGGGATAATTATATCCATATATGAGGCTTTTATTTTTTTATCAAATGCCATAAAAGAGTTTGTATCTGATATTGCTTCAAGTGCTGCTTTATCCAATCTTTTTTTAGAACTTGTTTTTAAAACTTTTATATTTATAAAATTTCCATTTTTTAATACTCTAAAAGAGATATTTACAACTCCTTGTTCTTTTAGTCTTTTTGAGATTCTTGGATAGTGTTTATTCTCATTTATTTTTGCTCTTAGTGCATGTAGATATTGATTTTTTAATCTATCTTGTTCTTTTTTGATTTTCTCTTTGTTTATACTTATTATAGGCTGTACGCTTTTTATAGGCTTTGTTGGCTTTTTTACTAGCTCTTGTTTTGTCTCTTTTACTTCTTTTTTTACTTCTTTTGTTTTTTTAATTTCTGATTTTACTTTTTGTTTAATTATTCTTTCTTTTACTGGTTTTTTCTTTTCAACTTTTTTCTTTACTGTCTTCTTTATAATAGGTTTTTTAGTCTCTTTTTTGGGAAGTTCTTTTTTTATAACAGGCTTTTCTTTAGGTTTTGGTTGTGGTTTTTGTATTTGAGCCATTTGAAGATGTACTTTATGCTCTTTTGCGATATCTTGTTTTATAGGTATGTTTTTATTTTCAGGCATAGGCATACTAAATAAATAGTAATGAATAGTAGAAATTGATAAAAGGGATATTGTAAATAAAAATAAGTTCATAATTGCCGTTTTTCTTTTTTGATTAGGCATATTTTAGTAAAGAAGTGTTAAAAAACTATTAATTACTTAATAAGTCTTTTAAACTATCTAAGGGATTTTTCCCATCAAGTACTAGTTTTACTTCCTTTGCTATGGGTGTATATATTTCATGTTTTGAAGATAGGTTATAAATAGCTTCACTTGTTTTAACACCCTCTGCTACTTCTCCAAGCTCTTCTAAAATATCTTCTAAGCTTTTATTTTCTGCAAGACCAAGTCCTACTCTATAGTTTCGACTCATAGTAGAACTAGCTGTCAAAAACAAATCACCTGCACCACTTAAACCTACAAAAGATGATTTTTTAGCACCAAAGTGCTTACCAAATCTTTGCATTTCTACAAGACCTCTTGAAATTAGTGAGGCTTGTGCATTTTTACCAAGATTTAAACCTTCACAAATACCACTAGCAATTGCAAGTACATTTTTGTAAGCCCCTGCTACTTCAGCACCTATTACATCATCACTATAATAAGTCTTAATAAAGTTAGGGAAAAATGGTTCAAAATCATCATATAGCTCTTTTGAAGATGAGTTTAAAACTAAAGCACAAGGAAGCCCTTGTATAACTTCAGCTGCAAAAGAAGGACCTGAAATAAAACCTATATTTTTTTCAGGTACAAAATCTGCATAAATTTCATTTAAAAACTCTCCTGAGCTTGCTTCTATACCTTTTGAAGCTACTAGGATTTTGTGATTATTGAATTTGAAGTTGTTTTTTAACCAAGCTCTTATTTCTTGAGCAGGAATTGCTATTACTAAAAAGTCACATTTTAAAGCAGTATCTAAATCAACAAAATTCTTAATATCTCTTTTTGTTCTTGATGTGATTAAACACTTTTGTTTTTGTGATAGTGCAAAGTGTAAGGCTTGACCCCATTTACCTGCACCAATTACTGCTATTGAACCTTTCATTTCAGCCTTTCTAACCTAGTCTTTCTTTTAATAATTCATTTACTTTTTGTGGGTTTGCGCTACCTTTTGATGCTTTCATAGTTTGACCTACAAAGAATCCAAATAGTTTATCTTTTCCACTTTTGTATTGTTCTACTTTATCTTGATTTGCTGCAAGAATTCCATCAATGATTTCTAAAATAGCTCCATCATCAGATACTTGTTTTAATCCAAGTTCATCAATAACTGCATCTACTTCAACTTCTGGTTTTTCCATTAAGTAATCAAGTACTTCTTTTGCTGCTTTTCCAGAGATTGTTCCATCTTCAATTGCTTTTACAACAGAAGCTAGCTTTTTGGCTTGAACTGGTGAGTTTTCAAGTGTAACTCCCTCACCAAATCTTGCAGGTAATTCAACTGTCAACCATGTAGCAGCATTTTTACCTGTAATTCCTTCTTTCATCATCTCATCAAAGAAGTTAGCAGTTTCTAGGTTTGCTGTAATAACCGAGGCATCATACTCTTTGATACCAAAGTCATTTACAAATCTAGCTTTTTTCTCATCTGGTAGTTCTGGAATCTGTGTGTATTTTTCCATCATTTCATCTGTAATAATTACAGGTAATAAATCAGGATCTGGGAAATATCTATAATCAGCTGCGTCTTCTTTCCCTCTCATAGATCTAGTTTCACCTTTTTCAGGGTCAAATAGTCTTGTTTCTTGAACGATTTCAGTATCATGAATACCATCTTCCCAAGCTTCAATATGTCTATTTACTTCATATTTAATAGCTTTTTCGATGAATTTAAATGAGTTCATGTTTTTGATCTCACATCTTGTATATAACTTATCATCACCCTTTGGTCTAATAGATACATTAACATCAGCTCTAAATGAACCCTCTTGCATATTTGCATCACTTATTCCTAAGTATCTTACAATAGAGTGAAGTTTTTTAAGGTATAAAATAGCCTCTTCTGAACTTCTCATATCAGGTTCTGATACGATTTCAAGTAGTGGTGTTCCTGCTCTATTAAGGTCAACATGAGAAGCATTTCCGGCATGTATACTCTTACCTGCATCATTTTCTAAATGGGCTCTTGTAACACCAATAGTCTTAGAAGTTCCATCTTCAAAATCAATAACTAATTCACCAAGTCCAACTACAGGCACTTCAAATTGTGAGATTTGATATCCATTTGGTAAATCTGGATAGAAGTAATTTTTTCTATTAAAAATAGATTTTTTATTTATTTGTGAGTTTAAAGCAGTTCCTAGCATAATAGCTTTATGAACAGCTTCTTTATTTAATACAGGAAGTGCTCCTGGAAGTCCTAAACAAGTTGGACATACATTTGTATTTGGTTCTTCTCCAAAACTTGTTGCACATGAACAAAATAGTTTACTTTTAGTATTTAACTGAGCGTGTACTTCTAAACCAATAATTACTTCAAACATATCTGACATAAGTTTTTATCCTTTTTATTTTTTCCTGTTTTATCTTACTATTTTAATATTTGCTGTTAGTCTTTCTTTTTCAAAATAGTCTTTTAAATACTTTTTCTCTCTTATCTTCATAATATCATTGAAGATTTTTCCTTTTACAATTTCAAAGTCTAAAGTAGTTGAACCTTTTTTCTCTTTTACATAAAGCGTATTGTATGCTTTGTTTGATGTGAAAATAGGTGTAAAATTACTTTTTTTAGTTTTATTTAAAATAAATTGTAATTGAGGATTAAGTCTTGCACTATCTAAACTAATAGCATTTCTTGTTACTTCATTTGATACTAATAAAGGGTTTTTAATAGTAGCTAATAAAGCTTTTTTGTTTTTTGATGAGTATTGAATAACTTCTATTGTTTGGGCAGTTTTAAACTGCTCTTGATTGTTATTATAATAGATTTTTAAATCTTCTTCATTTGCAATTTTTAATTGACCTTTAACAAGTTTTTCAATTAATTTTTGTCTAACTACAGTTTTTTTAGCTTCTTGTTCAAAAACATCATAGTCACTGTATTGTTGTCTAACAATAGATTTAAAAGAGTAAACATCCATACCATTCGCAGCTGCTAATTTTTCAATGTAGTTATTTACATCAAAAACATCTGCTGAAACATTATGTTTTTTTACTAATTGCTCAAAAAGTATTTCATCAATAAGGTCATTTACTACCTTATTTTTAGATACATCTTTTTGAACCATTTGTTTATCTATATCATAAAGAGTTATAGGCTCGCCATTTACTGTAATTGCAATACCATTTATAATACCAGCAAAACTAAGCGTTGAGCCTACTAGTAGGGATAATAAAAGTTTGTACATCAAAAATCCTTTTTAATAAAACAGACATTTTACCAAAAAAATGGTAAATATCTGTTTTGACTAAAAAAAGATTATAAATTTTTAGCTTTTGTAACTTTATTTACAAGATAGAAGATTGAGTTATAGTCAAGTCCTGACTCATCACTTAATCCAATTTCACAAGTTTTTGAAGTTGAAAATGCCATTTTAGCACCAGCTGTTTGAGTTTTTAAACTTCTTAATGCAGATTTATTTAATTCAGGAAAATTAAATCCTCTATCCCCTGCAAAACCACAACATTGTACATCAGCAGGAACTATAACTTCTGTAGAGCATAAACTTGCTAGTTCTTTAAACTTAGCTTCTAATCCCATTTTTCTTGAACTACAAGTTGTATGAATTGTAATTGGTTCATTTATAGTTGTAAACTCTAAATCTTTAGCTAAGAAATCTAATGCAAACTCAATAGGCTCATAGATACTAATATCACTTTCAAAGCTTTCCATCATTTTTTTAGTACATGGGCTTGTGTCACAAAGCACTGGATATTCACCATTTTTACTTGCTTTATTTAAAGCTTTCTCAAGCTCTTGTGATTTTTGTTTTGAAGCGTCATTGAAACCTTTTGAACTAAATGGCATACCACAACATAAATTACCCATATCTTCAGGGAAGATTATCTCATATTGAGCTTTTTGAAGTAACTCAACTGTCACATCAAATAGTTCTTTTTCTTCTTGTGATACTGAGCTTCTACCCATAGTTCTATTGATACAAGATGGGAAATAAACTACTTTTTTATCTCTAGATTTTTGTTCAAATTTAGTATTTATTGTAATTGCTTTTGGCATAGATGTAGACCATTTTGCACTTTTACCTTTAGTCCAATCTCTAATTGTATCTGTTACACTTTCCATGCTAGCAGTTCCAATTAATTTATGCATTAAATTTGCTCCATGAAGACCAAATTTCATACCTGTAAGTGTAGTTGAGAAGTTACTTGCTACAAAATTAGCAACACCATTTGCTCTTTGGCTATTTTGCTCTGCTCTTAGGTATTTAGTTAGGCTTCCTGTGTCAATCTTTACAGGACAAGCAGTTGAACACAATGAACATGTCGCACATGTTTCAATTCCATCATATTGATAAAGGTCTAAATACTCTTTAGCTTCTTCATCTTTTCCATTTCTTTTAAGTTCTGAAATTTCTCTATTGATTACAATTCTTTGTCTAGGACTTAAAGTCAATTCATTTGATGGACAAGTTGGCTCACAGAATCCACACTCAATACAAGTATCAACTAAATCATTTGTTGCAGGCATTGCTTTTAGGTTTTTAAGATGAGCTTGGGCATCATCATTGATAATAACACCTGGATTTAATAAACCTTTTGGATCAAATAAATCTTTGATTCTTTTCATCATTGAATAAGCAGTTCTTCCCCACTCTACTTCAATAAAGGCAGCCATGTTTCTACCTGTTCCGTGTTCAGCTTTTAGTGAACCTTGGTATTTTACAGCAACAGAATCAACAACATCATTCATAAACTCATCATATCTTTTAACTTCTTTTTCATCTGAAAAGTCTTGTGTAAATACAAAGTGGAAGTTTCCTTCTAAGGCATGACCAAAGATAAGTGCTTCACTGTAACCATGTTTTTTAAATAAGGCTTGCAGTTCAAGTGTAGCTTCTGCAAGGCTTTCTATAGGATAAGCAACATCTTCAATAATTACAGTAGTTCCAACTTTTCTAACTGCACCAACAGCTGGGAATAAACCTTTTCTAATTTTCCAGTAAAGTGTATACTCTTGTACGTCTTTAGTGAAGTAAATATCCCTTACTACATCAAATTCTTCTAGTAACTCTTCTAACTGTGAAATTTGAATATCTAATTCTTTGTCATTTATAGCTCTTGTTTCAACTAATAAAGCTGTTACATTTTCGTCAAAGTCTTTGATAAAGTCAGGCATTGCTGGATCATTTTCAATACTTGCTAAACCTGCTCTATCCATTAATTCAACTGCATCAACAACTATAGTCTTAGCATCTCTTGCAAGTTTTAGTTTTGTAACTGCATTACAGGCTTCTTTTACATCTTTAAAGTACATTAGAGCAGATGCTTTATCTTTTAAATCCTCAACTGTGTAGTAAGTAATCTCTTCAATAAAGGCCAAAGTTCCCTCAGAACCAATGATTAAGTGTTGTAAAATCTCAAATTCATCATCAAAATCAACAAGCGAGTTTATTGAATAACCACATGTATTTTTGATTTTAAATTTCTTTTTGATTAAAGCAGATAGTTCTTCATCATTTTTTGTTTCAGTAGCAATATTTTTTAAAGCTGTTAAAAACTCACCATGAGATTTTCTAAAAGCATCTTTACTTTCACTACATCCTGTATCAAGCCTTGCTCCATCAGCAAAAATAAGTTTCATTGATTTTAAAGTCTTATATGAGTTCTGTGATATACCACAACACATACCAGATGCATTATTAGCAGCAATACCACCAATCATAGCAGCATTAATAGAAGCTGGATCAGGACCTATTTTTTTACCAAATGGTGCAAGTAGGTTATTTGTTTGTGCTCCTGTAAGTGCAGGTTGTAGTGAAATTTCTGTTTTATCATCTGAGATTCTAAAATCAGAAAACTTTCTTGAAGTGATGATTAATATAGAATCCGAAATAGCTTGACCAGAAAGTGAAGTACCAGCTGCTCTAAATGTTACACTTAGATTCATTTCATTTGATAAAGTAACTATTTTATGAACTTCATCTGCATTATCAGTTTTGATAACAATCTTAGGAATTAGCCTATAAAAAGAGGCGTCAGTTCCATACGCTAAGGTATGTAACTTATCAGTAAAAATATTCTCTTTTTTAATTTGAGTACTAATTTGTGTGTAAAAATCTTGATATTTACCTTCTAACATTTTCTATCCTTTTGTTGTTTTTATTATATTGTTTTTTTTAATTAAAGGAATATGTATTATTCAAGGCGAGGTACAGTATAGATTCTTTGTTGTGGATCATCAATAAATCCAAACATTTTATCTCTTACTTTTAAGATGATACTAGAGATTAGTTTTTTTAAGTCTTTTTTCATAGGCTAACTCCTATTAAAAAGTAAAAGCCAAGCTTTTACTTTTAATTATCCTTAAGCATTTGGATTGATACCAAATACCTCTGGATAGAATGCAACTAATAGAAGAACTATTATTTGTATTGCAATAAACGGTAACACACCTTTGTAAATCTGTGTTGTTCTAACAGTTGCTGGTGCAACTCCTTTTAAGTAGAACAGGGAGAATCCAAATGGCGGTGTTAAGAACGATGTTTGTAAGTTCATAGCAATTAAAATTGCGAACCATACAGGGTTAATATCTAATGCCATAG includes the following:
- a CDS encoding putative quinol monooxygenase — protein: MSKKVYCVASFKAKEGKEQELIEVLQGLEPQTTREDGCIQYIVTKHFEHPNAMGKSFPIVFNEIWASNEDFELHCQKPYITEFFETHCVNPDGLVADFNVCVYTDEVN
- a CDS encoding glutamate-5-semialdehyde dehydrogenase, whose product is MQQFLEEAKKTSRTIANLSTKTKNKVLNEMADALMAHCDYIVDHNRKDMHEGNMNDLSEALLDRLLLTGERVQGMADAIRQIASQKEPVGRLLDGWVTEDDLNIQKVSVPIGVIGIIYESRPNVTSDTAALCFKSGNVCVLKGGKEAQHSNKAIANVLRQVLAKNKLPEQAISLLPDSTREGVAKLIKQDKYVDLIVPRGGEALIRYVSENSSVPVIKHDKGLCHIYIDRDAAHNKIIDIALNAKVQRPGVCNAMETLLVHQEIAPYILPGLYDAFMEHGTQLKGCKETLKHLDIQCATHEDYDTEYLANILNIKIVQNVDEAIAHISKYGSGHSESILSENYTAVNKFLDAVDAACVYANASTRFTDGGAFGLGAEVGISTNKLHSRGPMGINDLTTFKYKIYGKGQTR
- a CDS encoding YhdH/YhfP family quinone oxidoreductase, yielding MKALVVEKIADKEFSTEVRELSMPKCGDNEVIIKVNYSSLNYKDALSSAGNPGVTRNFPHITGIDLAGEIYESKSPIFKAGERVLVTGYDLGMNTDGGHAQYVKVPSSWVARTPDAITDKEIMTFGTAGLTAALSINELIDNGVKAENGAILVTGATGGVGSIAVSILSKIGYKVVAISGKSEKVDYLKRIGASEVILRDEFNEESSKRPLLGEKYAGVVDTVGGEVLANALKLIKYDGVATCCGLTSSHELNTNVFPFILRGVRLIGIDSVECKLEKKQAAWEKIASKWKIEDLKNITNEIALDEVKKAYELLLEGKAVGRYVVKISD
- a CDS encoding winged helix-turn-helix transcriptional regulator, with protein sequence MTKKIDEKIEQSIEKCPVETALDVLAGKWKILILWYLRSEKKRFNELQKLLPRTTQKMLIQKLRELEEDGIVHREVYPVVPPKVEYSLTEYGQSLKPILKQMYLWGEIHKEKFNS
- a CDS encoding ABC transporter permease, with translation MQTIPLINLLYLLLPLIIVWYFYKSWVGNQTEILYATIRMVVQLLAIGYLLLILFENKHIYMGIVVISFMLIVSTWICIRNIKNKTKSEYINVFISSTTSSLIHLILILYFVLGLVNIYEPQYVIPLAGMVFANNMNGLSLAIERFESEYDRTKDFITSRRDAFKASMIPQINSLLAVGLVSLPGMMTGQILSGVDPLIAVRYQIMIMSMVLSGTGLSIVIYFLLKQRSLN
- a CDS encoding ExbD/TolR family protein, producing MRRLVKKRELISMDLTPLIDVVFLLLIFFIVASEFKKNETILNLSLPASQSSSQIVKKEEVVIEITKEKLAYNSKETDFLQLEESLKDIDKKRALIVRIDKEVKYERVVKLLDLLNKLSLSNLLLVTKEDKK
- a CDS encoding MotA/TolQ/ExbB proton channel family protein is translated as MQHSLIEYIHLGGYVMYILVFLNIVGLTILLWKFIQLQVEKRKAQKIVTNIFNEVQKEHSTAFVHLEDEIYNKASKYLLSCESGMNTIKIIATIAPILGLLGTVIGVLSSFETIAATGFSSGANSFASGISLALITTVGGLIVALPHYVGYNYLQGAFTKLEAKYESLIVHRITREKIS
- a CDS encoding energy transducer TonB translates to MNLFLFTISLLSISTIHYYLFSMPMPENKNIPIKQDIAKEHKVHLQMAQIQKPQPKPKEKPVIKKELPKKETKKPIIKKTVKKKVEKKKPVKERIIKQKVKSEIKKTKEVKKEVKETKQELVKKPTKPIKSVQPIISINKEKIKKEQDRLKNQYLHALRAKINENKHYPRISKRLKEQGVVNISFRVLKNGNFINIKVLKTSSKKRLDKAALEAISDTNSFMAFDKKIKASYMDIIIPIEFKLQ
- a CDS encoding NAD(P)H-dependent glycerol-3-phosphate dehydrogenase; this translates as MKGSIAVIGAGKWGQALHFALSQKQKCLITSRTKRDIKNFVDLDTALKCDFLVIAIPAQEIRAWLKNNFKFNNHKILVASKGIEASSGEFLNEIYADFVPEKNIGFISGPSFAAEVIQGLPCALVLNSSSKELYDDFEPFFPNFIKTYYSDDVIGAEVAGAYKNVLAIASGICEGLNLGKNAQASLISRGLVEMQRFGKHFGAKKSSFVGLSGAGDLFLTASSTMSRNYRVGLGLAENKSLEDILEELGEVAEGVKTSEAIYNLSSKHEIYTPIAKEVKLVLDGKNPLDSLKDLLSN
- the gatB gene encoding Asp-tRNA(Asn)/Glu-tRNA(Gln) amidotransferase subunit GatB — translated: MFEVIIGLEVHAQLNTKSKLFCSCATSFGEEPNTNVCPTCLGLPGALPVLNKEAVHKAIMLGTALNSQINKKSIFNRKNYFYPDLPNGYQISQFEVPVVGLGELVIDFEDGTSKTIGVTRAHLENDAGKSIHAGNASHVDLNRAGTPLLEIVSEPDMRSSEEAILYLKKLHSIVRYLGISDANMQEGSFRADVNVSIRPKGDDKLYTRCEIKNMNSFKFIEKAIKYEVNRHIEAWEDGIHDTEIVQETRLFDPEKGETRSMRGKEDAADYRYFPDPDLLPVIITDEMMEKYTQIPELPDEKKARFVNDFGIKEYDASVITANLETANFFDEMMKEGITGKNAATWLTVELPARFGEGVTLENSPVQAKKLASVVKAIEDGTISGKAAKEVLDYLMEKPEVEVDAVIDELGLKQVSDDGAILEIIDGILAANQDKVEQYKSGKDKLFGFFVGQTMKASKGSANPQKVNELLKERLG
- a CDS encoding peptidylprolyl isomerase, yielding MYKLLLSLLVGSTLSFAGIINGIAITVNGEPITLYDIDKQMVQKDVSKNKVVNDLIDEILFEQLVKKHNVSADVFDVNNYIEKLAAANGMDVYSFKSIVRQQYSDYDVFEQEAKKTVVRQKLIEKLVKGQLKIANEEDLKIYYNNNQEQFKTAQTIEVIQYSSKNKKALLATIKNPLLVSNEVTRNAISLDSARLNPQLQFILNKTKKSNFTPIFTSNKAYNTLYVKEKKGSTTLDFEIVKGKIFNDIMKIREKKYLKDYFEKERLTANIKIVR